The Verrucomicrobiaceae bacterium DNA window GACGGGAGGTGTGTGCAGATGTTGAAGGATGTTTTTCCACCAAGGCTGTTCGGGGCATTTGTTGATCTTACCCGAGATGTAAGTCGCAATGCTTGGAAAAAGATGTCTGAGGCGGCGGCTTTCTAGACTGAGAAAAAGGTCCTGAGCGAGCGATGAAACCTCCTCGTGCAGTAGGAGAAGCTCATCACGAGTCAATGTGCTGCGCTGCGGACGTAGTTTGAACTCGACGCCTTTGGCGTGATGGCTCTTTAAGGTTTCATCGCAATCGAGCCGTTGATGACGCTCTATGCAGCTCCAGTGATAGCGACCTTGAGCTGCTAGCAGTGCATCACCCAGTGCAAGTTGTGCTTTGGCGATGTTTCTGGCGACGAAATCGGCATCGTCCGCTGTGAATCGAATTTGTTGGAGGCGTGCCTTGGCAAAAAGTAGGCCGGAGCAGCGGTTAAAAAGCAGCCGAGTGACTTCGTGCAATGGAATGCGTGTGGCGTCTCGATGATCCTCGGATTTTTCGAGTAAACGGTCATCTCCGATGAGCCAACGATGACCCATGACGAGGTCGTAGTAAAACATGCTTGGCTTTGCACGGCGGAGTGCGGCACTGGAGATGATTTTGAATTCGACCTCAATGCCAGCGGAGGGTGTGAGACGATCACCCAGCTTGTGTAAGGCGGCTTTGTAACGTCGATCATTCAGCAAGGTGCTGCCACGGATAAAGACGAAGAATTCGAGATCATTGTAGGGCTGGTCACCCCGCTCACCCCGCTCACTAAGCAGCACGCCGCCTTCTCCTCGACCATAACCGCCCGCGAGAGCGATGCCTTCGAGTCGATGAGCGGGTATGATGGCACAGATGCCATCGCGGACTTGTTGGCAGACCTCGGTGAGGTGCTGCTCCAAAGCGGGGCTGCCATCGCGAGTAAATCGAGTGCTCATGCGCTGAGAAAGTCCTCCACTTGGTCCACGATGGGTTTCATGGCAAAACGCTCACGGACTTCGTGATGACCGGCGTTCGTGATCTTTTGACGCAGTTCATGATCGCGCTGCAAGAGTAGGATGCGCTCTGCGAGCTGAGTGGCGTTTCCTGCATCGTAAGTGAGTGCATTTACACCGTGACGGAAAAGCTCGCGGCTGCCACCCGTCATGGTGCCGATCACTGGCAGGCCGCAACTCATTGCTTCAAGCGGAGTGAGCGCGAAGGGCTCCTCCCATTCAGAGGTGAAGAGCAGCGCATCATGCGCTCGATACACATCTGGCATCTGATCGGGGTTGCCGCTGTGCCAGGAGACTGGAAGCCTGTTTTGCTGAGCGAATTGCTTCAGCTTGGTGACGTAGTCGGTATCCCCTTTACCATAAATGCGAAGCTTGCCCAAAAAGTGCTCTTTGAGCGTGGTTAATGCACGCAGAGCGGTGTGGATGCCTTTGTCCTCTGCAAGGCGACCGACCCAGAGCCAGTTCTGTGGCTCGCGGCTGATGGGAGTGCCGCTGAAGTGATCGGTATCGACTGGGCAATGGATGACGCTGCCGTGATTGACGTCGTAGCCTTGCTCAGCGGTGAGTTGGCGAAGTCTGGCGCTGGTGAAATAGAGTCGTGGGAAACGAATGTCACTGACGGGATTGGTTGGAGCGATGGATTGGAAGTTTTCGCGACGACCGAGCAATGACCAAAGGGTGCGCTGTGCTTTGGACGCGAGGGATCCGCTGCTGCGATTCCACCAATCGAGCCAGACATCCGATTTGAGGCTGCGAAGAATCCAGTGATCGCTGACATCATAGACCGTGGGCACTTCCATCTGCTGTAGCGTGAGACAGAGTGACTTGGAAAGTCCATTCATGCACCAAACGTGGACGACATCGGGATGAAACTCAGCAATGGCATCACGCAGCGTCTGATTGTTGTGTGTTTCAAGATGTTGAAGCTGATCCAAGCCGAGCCAGGGATGGCCATAGTAGCCATGGATACGAAGTGTGCGCTCAACGTGCTTTTGGCTTTTGAATGCTGGATTTGCATCGAGACCGTGATTGCTGGTGAGCACTTTTACAGTGTGTCCACGCTGACGGAGCTCCTCGGTGATGGCAGAGCAACGGAGTTCGTAGCCACCGACATAAAAGGGTGGGTAGAGATTGGTGAGCGTAAGGATTTTCATGCGAGGCGCTTCGATGGTTTAAGCGGTTCTGCCGGTGAAGTCAGTCCCCGCAGGTGTGGGGAGATGCATGGCCCCCTTTTCTCAGGGCTGGCCAAGCTATGCTTCAGCTAAGCCGGTATATTTTCCGATGCGCTGATTCCAGCGGATGCGTAGAGCGTGCGGTAGCTCGTCGAGGCGTTTATTTGCGGCGAGCCAGGGGAGGTCGTGGCGAACATCATTGATCACACCGAGGGCGACGGTTTTGAGCCAACTTGTGGTTTTGAAGCTGCCAGCTTTTGCCTGAGCGCGGGCATCGCCATGGGCACGTCTGCGGGCTTGCTGGGCGCTGTAGTTGTGGCTGTGCATCGCGACGGATTCGGGCACATAGTGAATCTCGTAGCCCTGTGCTTTACACCAGCGAGTGTATTCATCATCCTCAGCGTATTGAAGATCCTCGCGGAAGCCGCGCTTTGCCCACACATCTTTGCGCAGACCACTGCTGACCATGCTGAAAAAGTGATCCCATTTGGCGGATACACGTTTCGGACCAAAACAGCGCTCGTAATCACAAGCGAAAACGGCTTCGCAGTCGGGGCGCGGAATCTGGCGTCCGAAACATGCGGCGACTTTTTCATCGAGTAAGGCATCAGCGAGCGGACGCAGCCATTGCTGGCCTTGCGGCGTCGCGTCCGCATTGAGGAAGAGCACGCGATCTGATTTGGCCAGCGTCATTCCGTGGTTCATGACGCGACTGGGATTGTACTCCTGTGGTGTGATCTGGACGAAATGTGCCGGTTTGGCCGCGCTGATGAGCTCCTGCGAGCCATCGGTGCTGCCGCTGTCGATGACGATGAGCTCCACATTCGGATATTCCTGTGCCGCGAGAGCTGGCAGAGTCTCCTTGAGTGCCCATGCTTCGTTAAAGGAGCGCATGACGATGCTGATCAGTGGCGTGGTCATGGGGTGGCGTGAATAGGCTTGTTCACAATCTGGGAGTGTTGGACTCCTCTTTGCTTTAGTGAGCTGTAAACCCGTGCTACCTTTGCAGCGACGTTGGAAACATCGAACACAGCGAGGACGTGTGCGCGTGCCTCCTCACGGAGATGGCGGTGCAGGCTTGCGTCACCAAAAACAGCGTCGATGGCCTGATGAAAGGTGGAGGGCTTTTCGACCTCGTAGAGAAGACCCGTGTGACCATGATGGATGAGATTGAGAGGTCCAGAGGTGCTGGAGGAAATGACGGGTGTGCCAGCGGCCCAGGCTTCCAGGATAACGATGCCAAAGGGCTCTGCGGTGCTGCTGAGGACGAAGACGCGGGCTTGTTGGATAAGGCCAATCAGCTCTGGGGAGCCTGCTGCTAGTCCGCCAGTGAGCAGCACGTCATTTTGCAAACCGAGGCATTGAATCTCGCGATGCAATTCATCAACCACATGCTGCGTGGTGCCTGCGCCGATGAGGACGAGCATGGCCTTTGGGTGGCGGCGTTTGATCTCCGGGAGCTGACGAACTAGCCAGGGGAGGTTTTTTGCGGGGTCGAGGCGGGCGACTTTGACGATGACATCACGCCCCGCAATCTGTGGATATGATTTCAATGCCGCTGCGCGGTGATCAATGGCATACTGAGCTGCTGGAACACTGTGCGGCTGCACGATGATGCGCTGATGTGGATACTTGTTTTGGAGCAAATGAGCCTCACGCGAGTTGCAGGTGAAAATGGCATCCGTCAGCGCTAAAACCCGCCTACTCTGCACGAGTGCCCCTAGTGCCTTGCCCCATTCAAAGCCACCTTTGAGCGGTGCGGTGAGTTTTTCATTCACCTCGGCAGGGATGTCGAGCGCACCACCATGCAGCGTGACGACATGTGGAATCTTTTTCCAGCGGGCTACACGGAGGCCGATGCCAGCAATGCGATTGAGTGCATGCGAGTGGATGACATCAGCGGGGCTATTTAGGAGCTGCGCGAAGAGATCAAAGGAGAACAGA harbors:
- a CDS encoding glycosyltransferase family 4 protein, whose protein sequence is MKILTLTNLYPPFYVGGYELRCSAITEELRQRGHTVKVLTSNHGLDANPAFKSQKHVERTLRIHGYYGHPWLGLDQLQHLETHNNQTLRDAIAEFHPDVVHVWCMNGLSKSLCLTLQQMEVPTVYDVSDHWILRSLKSDVWLDWWNRSSGSLASKAQRTLWSLLGRRENFQSIAPTNPVSDIRFPRLYFTSARLRQLTAEQGYDVNHGSVIHCPVDTDHFSGTPISREPQNWLWVGRLAEDKGIHTALRALTTLKEHFLGKLRIYGKGDTDYVTKLKQFAQQNRLPVSWHSGNPDQMPDVYRAHDALLFTSEWEEPFALTPLEAMSCGLPVIGTMTGGSRELFRHGVNALTYDAGNATQLAERILLLQRDHELRQKITNAGHHEVRERFAMKPIVDQVEDFLSA
- a CDS encoding glycosyltransferase, whose product is MTTPLISIVMRSFNEAWALKETLPALAAQEYPNVELIVIDSGSTDGSQELISAAKPAHFVQITPQEYNPSRVMNHGMTLAKSDRVLFLNADATPQGQQWLRPLADALLDEKVAACFGRQIPRPDCEAVFACDYERCFGPKRVSAKWDHFFSMVSSGLRKDVWAKRGFREDLQYAEDDEYTRWCKAQGYEIHYVPESVAMHSHNYSAQQARRRAHGDARAQAKAGSFKTTSWLKTVALGVINDVRHDLPWLAANKRLDELPHALRIRWNQRIGKYTGLAEA
- a CDS encoding glycosyltransferase family 4 protein, producing the protein MSRYHAFAPVWGISKRQREELTSWGGNLFSFDLFAQLLNSPADVIHSHALNRIAGIGLRVARWKKIPHVVTLHGGALDIPAEVNEKLTAPLKGGFEWGKALGALVQSRRVLALTDAIFTCNSREAHLLQNKYPHQRIIVQPHSVPAAQYAIDHRAAALKSYPQIAGRDVIVKVARLDPAKNLPWLVRQLPEIKRRHPKAMLVLIGAGTTQHVVDELHREIQCLGLQNDVLLTGGLAAGSPELIGLIQQARVFVLSSTAEPFGIVILEAWAAGTPVISSSTSGPLNLIHHGHTGLLYEVEKPSTFHQAIDAVFGDASLHRHLREEARAHVLAVFDVSNVAAKVARVYSSLKQRGVQHSQIVNKPIHATP